Proteins encoded in a region of the Enterococcus gilvus ATCC BAA-350 genome:
- a CDS encoding phage tail domain-containing protein, whose amino-acid sequence MFYRLLFNQNGKIFDPQVKDKIVCKEIKRQAPIYEVKYEEFEGTNGSRESNASFRPFELVLTFDIFYKNEYDKELIVTELHQIFFPGYQYYVTHELSPGKRFRVNPVNFELTEEENDYSTIEITFDVPSACSESLSTTLSEFNLSNEWQFSQNLEAVDYKYSFDVSRFQVFNAGDFAIDPREHALKITLQGESLGNARIFNRTTDESFIYYPEFSTNLGQTVTIDRVYPKLNGVHCGINTNLELITLAPGINEIEIQNVANVKSSWDFRYLYK is encoded by the coding sequence TTGTTTTATAGATTATTGTTTAACCAGAATGGGAAAATATTTGACCCACAAGTTAAAGATAAAATAGTATGCAAGGAGATTAAAAGACAAGCTCCTATATACGAAGTTAAGTATGAAGAGTTTGAAGGGACGAACGGAAGCAGAGAATCAAATGCCTCTTTTCGTCCTTTTGAATTAGTCCTCACTTTCGACATATTTTATAAAAATGAATATGACAAAGAATTGATAGTAACAGAGTTACATCAAATATTTTTCCCCGGCTATCAGTATTATGTGACACATGAATTGAGTCCTGGAAAAAGATTTAGAGTGAATCCAGTTAATTTTGAACTTACTGAAGAAGAAAACGACTACTCGACTATAGAAATCACCTTCGATGTTCCTAGTGCTTGTTCTGAATCGCTCTCAACCACACTGTCAGAATTTAACTTATCGAATGAGTGGCAGTTCTCACAAAATCTTGAAGCTGTGGATTATAAGTACAGTTTTGATGTAAGCCGTTTCCAAGTATTTAATGCTGGAGACTTTGCGATTGATCCAAGAGAACATGCATTGAAAATCACTCTTCAAGGTGAGTCACTGGGCAATGCTAGAATTTTCAATCGTACAACAGATGAAAGTTTTATCTACTATCCCGAATTTTCAACGAATCTAGGGCAGACAGTCACTATTGATCGTGTTTATCCTAAATTGAATGGGGTTCATTGTGGAATCAATACCAATCTTGAATTAATCACTCTAGCACCTGGCATCAATGAGATAGAAATACAGAATGTAGCAAACGTGAAATCCTCATGGGATTTCCGTTACTTGTATAAGTAG
- a CDS encoding phage tail protein produces the protein MTNIIIQNYEKTKKEILVDYNKDSFFENWQQNETWEVSLDVTKTEVNSYAFDLVDYENSVLFNGQEFIIKSMTTSGEGAQVTKSITATHIYYTIQDGRQYNTLQPNGAKSIQQLLSHIFSAGNRGFTWEIVDPNKKFLTVEQENFGNANYLKLIEEILSDYDAVVIPDNKHLTFYPRSEFGDKVQEQIRYKYNTDLVKFDIDTYSLKTQIKGFGKKKEDDTYYFSPITYTSPESEKWGIRIQDPVEDERYTVVGNMMERLKKDLQDYPSISGSVTLKWRITPQKGDYVPFIYEPLNIKTYIQIVGIKTYPALPNKPPEITLSNTKKTMTSILANLARKGVI, from the coding sequence GTGACAAATATCATCATTCAGAATTACGAAAAGACAAAGAAGGAGATCCTTGTTGATTATAACAAGGACTCTTTTTTTGAGAATTGGCAACAGAATGAAACGTGGGAAGTCAGTTTAGATGTGACTAAGACAGAAGTAAACAGCTATGCTTTTGACCTAGTTGATTATGAAAATTCTGTTTTATTCAATGGTCAAGAATTCATTATCAAATCTATGACGACATCTGGCGAAGGAGCACAAGTAACCAAGAGTATCACTGCTACGCATATTTACTACACGATCCAGGATGGAAGACAATACAATACTCTGCAGCCGAACGGAGCGAAAAGTATACAACAACTACTTTCCCATATCTTCAGCGCTGGAAATCGAGGATTCACTTGGGAAATCGTAGACCCAAATAAAAAGTTTCTTACGGTTGAACAAGAAAACTTTGGCAATGCGAATTACTTAAAGCTGATTGAAGAAATATTAAGTGATTATGATGCGGTGGTCATTCCAGACAATAAACATTTAACATTCTATCCACGATCAGAGTTCGGAGATAAAGTTCAGGAGCAGATTCGATACAAATACAACACAGATTTAGTGAAATTCGACATAGACACCTATTCGTTGAAAACGCAGATTAAAGGCTTTGGTAAGAAAAAGGAAGATGATACGTATTATTTCTCTCCAATTACTTACACTTCTCCCGAATCGGAGAAATGGGGAATACGGATACAAGACCCGGTAGAAGATGAGCGATATACGGTTGTTGGTAACATGATGGAACGACTAAAAAAAGATTTACAAGATTATCCTTCAATCAGTGGTTCAGTAACCTTAAAATGGCGGATCACTCCACAAAAAGGTGACTATGTACCTTTTATTTACGAACCCTTAAATATAAAAACGTACATTCAAATTGTGGGAATTAAGACGTACCCTGCATTGCCTAATAAACCGCCTGAAATCACGTTATCAAATACGAAGAAAACAATGACATCAATACTAGCGAACTTAGCTAGGAAAGGAGTGATTTAG